The genomic interval TCATCAGCCAGATTCACAACCTTCTCAACCTGATGCTTAAAGTCAAGGTCTACTTCAAAGAACTCCAGCTCTTCAGTCAATATTTGGTTAAGGTTGATTCTTGATTTTTTCCGGTCATGTTCTTTCCGGGTATTATCCAGCATGCCGGAGATAATAGCATACATCTTGTTGGCCGCAGAGAGCATTTTGTCCAGTCTCGCTTCCTCTGGATATTTTGCCTTGAGAAATTCGGCATAGGCAATAATACAGCTCAGTGGATTATTAAGATTATGGGCAAATCCAGCGGTTAGCCTCCCCAGGGCCGCCATTTTCTCTTCCTGACCTTTCTTTCGCAATTCCTCGATCATTCGTTCTTTCTGCCGAATGGCCTTTTCCACCACCTCCAATAATTTCTCATTATTCACTGGTTTGGTTACATAGTCGAAGGCTCCTATGCGCATCACGCTGATAGCGGTTTCCAGCTCTAAAAAGCCGGTCAGCATAATTACCGGAACCAGGGGATAATGAGAGCGAATTTGCTCCAGCACTTTTTCACCATCCATTTCCGGCATCTTGATATCGCAGATCACCACCTCGATTTCCTGGTGAGAGGATAGAATTTCCAATCCTTTTCGTCCGTTTTCCGCGGTAAAAGCGGAATATCCCTCAAACCGGAATACATTGCTCAGCATCTTTGAAATACTGATATCATCATCGATAAGCAGGATCTTATGACCCATGACCGTGATTTTCCCCCTCATGAGAAGGTGTAGCTGCCGGGAACCGTAAGAGGAATGAGGTTCCCTCTTCCCTCCTGGTTTTTACCTGAATATCACCCTTGTACTGGTTAACGAGCCGGTAAACCACATTCAATCCCAGTCCTGTACCCTTCCCCGGATCTTTGGTAGTGAAAAAAGGATCAAAAATATAAGGCAGATTCTCCTGACTGATGCCGCATCCAGTATCCTGAATTCGGATATGCACAAAATTATCCTGCTGATGAGTCTCAAGACGTATTGTCCCCCGGCCTTGCATTGCATCCACTGCATTAATGATCAGGTTAACGAAAATCTGCTGGAACTGGTTAAAATTCCCAGGAACCAGGCCGGTTTCCTGATAGTCTCTCTGAATTTCGATCGCCTGCATATTCCGTACATGTGAAGACATGGTGATTGATTCTTCCAGGACCTGACTGATATCAATCAATGAGACCTTCTGGTTCTGGATGCCGCGAATATAGAGAGAAAGGTCCTTGATAATATTGGCCATTTTTTCCGCACATTCCTTGACCTGGCTGGCAATCTCGACGATGATTTCCCGATCATCCGCTTTTTTTATCAGGTAATTTGCCCCGGAGAGTATCACCTGGAGGGGATTGTTGATCTCATGGGCAACGCCGGAGGCCAGAATACCCAATCCAGCCAGATTTTCCGCCCTTCTCACTCCCTCCTCAAGCTCTTTGATCTTTGAAATGTCCTGCGTATAGACAAGCACATTATGTACCTGACCGAGCTCGGTTTTGATCGGGATATAGTGGATATTGACATACCGCCGGTTTTCCCGGGCACTTTTGGAACAACGGCAGTCGTTATCGAAAGGAATATTCAGGTCTGTTTTGGTTACCCCTTCCTGAAATACGGCAGGCGCCTTGCAGGCCGGGCAATGTGATGATCGGTTGGCAATAACCTGATAGCAGTATTTCTCGATCAGGTCTTTTGGCGTTTTGCCTAAATAAAACGCCTGGGTTTTATTGACTGCTTTAATTCGATACTCATGATCGATCATAAAGAGACTGTCGATGATTTCGTCAAAGATTCCAAGGAGCTTGTTCTTACTTCGCTCTATCATCTTGCGCA from bacterium carries:
- a CDS encoding response regulator; its protein translation is MGHKILLIDDDISISKMLSNVFRFEGYSAFTAENGRKGLEILSSHQEIEVVICDIKMPEMDGEKVLEQIRSHYPLVPVIMLTGFLELETAISVMRIGAFDYVTKPVNNEKLLEVVEKAIRQKERMIEELRKKGQEEKMAALGRLTAGFAHNLNNPLSCIIAYAEFLKAKYPEEARLDKMLSAANKMYAIISGMLDNTRKEHDRKKSRINLNQILTEELEFFEVDLDFKHQVEKVVNLADDLPEIEGVYSDLSQCFSNLIKNALDAMKTSRTKRLSVKTGWNEQQLFVEIADSGCGIRKEDMPKLFEPFYSTKSRQGEGGIKGTGLGLYSSYQLMRPYGVTFDVQSELEQGTCFRVLFPASLAIHPEVETA
- a CDS encoding ATP-binding protein translates to MIESLVEPNQRLLQQILSSLPVAALIIDIEGKIIYYNLMAEYITGYSPDEMVEKSCSLLRFTDCRMPCTFLSAAGQHNPCLRKSSLRRKDGSHIAVERGVYPLKDDQGRLIGALETLLDVSWIRKTDQCASECLRILSLQNSSEVHLRKMIERSKNKLLGIFDEIIDSLFMIDHEYRIKAVNKTQAFYLGKTPKDLIEKYCYQVIANRSSHCPACKAPAVFQEGVTKTDLNIPFDNDCRCSKSARENRRYVNIHYIPIKTELGQVHNVLVYTQDISKIKELEEGVRRAENLAGLGILASGVAHEINNPLQVILSGANYLIKKADDREIIVEIASQVKECAEKMANIIKDLSLYIRGIQNQKVSLIDISQVLEESITMSSHVRNMQAIEIQRDYQETGLVPGNFNQFQQIFVNLIINAVDAMQGRGTIRLETHQQDNFVHIRIQDTGCGISQENLPYIFDPFFTTKDPGKGTGLGLNVVYRLVNQYKGDIQVKTRREEGTSFLLRFPAATPSHEGENHGHGS